Part of the Salinimonas lutimaris genome, AAAATGCAGGCGCTACTGGATGAGGCTGCTCTGCTGGCGTGTATGGTTTACGTGGACTTGAACCCCATGAGAGCCGGTCTTTCGGTAAGCCCGGAAGCATCATCTTATACCAGTTTTAAAAAGCGCTTCTGCTCTAAAAAAACAGAAACGCCGATTTTGTGGCTGCTCACCTTCTGTAAGTCTGATAATCCAGGCAAAAGGGGTGTGCTGCCATGTAGCCATAGTGACTATTTCGCCCTGGTTCAGCACACGGCAAAAAATATAAACAATCGTCAATCCAGTACCGAAGGAAAAAATGAATTGCATGAGGCGCTGTCAATCAATACTTCATTCTGGCCGGAAGTGACACAAAATTTTGAACACTGTTTTCATCATGCTGCAGGTGCTATCGATACTCTGACTTCCTATGTCAGGACGACGGGGTTAAAACGCATGGTCGACAGGCAGAGCGCATTGAGACTAGTTG contains:
- a CDS encoding transposase, which codes for MEDRIARLASVFAVKVCAYAVMHNHTHLVLYVDNKHTEEWDLDEVIRRWHKLFKGTCLSRKYMQNSFAVSNSPAEIKTLRETVNIWRNRLQDISWFMRSLNEYIARKANEEDGCTGRFWEGRFKMQALLDEAALLACMVYVDLNPMRAGLSVSPEASSYTSFKKRFCSKKTETPILWLLTFCKSDNPGKRGVLPCSHSDYFALVQHTAKNINNRQSSTEGKNELHEALSINTSFWPEVTQNFEHCFHHAAGAIDTLTSYVRTTGLKRMVDRQSALRLVASA